agtcgaacaaTGCAATTGTGAACAAACACGCCCcgatgaaaaaaatatctaaaCGCAAAGCAAAGCAGCTATCTAAACCCTGGATAACTAGCGGAATCAGGGCGGCGATTAAGATCAAAAATAAACTATACGCTTCTGGAGACGAAGTTAGGTATAaacaatattgaaacaaaatttataaattgATACGGTTAAGTCAAAGGAAATACTACTATAcattctttgaaaataaaatggccAACATGAAGAAAACCTGGCAAGGAATTAAGGAACTTTTACATAGACGGAAACAAAACTCAAAAGTTTCTGCACTGAAGGATTTTAATAACCGCAATAAAATTGTTGAGGAAGGTTCGCGGATACCTGACATTATTAACGAACATTTTGCAACAGTGGGAAACAAACTTGCCAATAAGCTATCCATTCCCCAAAATCATCATTTAGATTATGTTGATAAGGGCAAATCTCCAATTTCATCATTCTTTTTTCAACGTGATTCACCCGAAGAATTACGGTCAGAAATATTACTTGTACCGAATGATAAGTCCTATGGTTTATACTCCTCGCCTACCAAATTACTCAAATGCTGTCATAGCCCCTGTTCTTACAGATATACTTAATACATCTATCACATTAGGGACTTACCCATCAAAGCTCAAAATGGCTAAAATTACACCTGTGTTCAAGGGTGATGATGATACAGACGCAAACAACTATGAGACCCATCTCtttactttcaaatttcaatagaGTATTTGAGAAAATAATGTACAAAAGATTAAGTAGCTATATAGAAAAACATGATCTCTTGAATTCCTCACAATACGGTTTTCGCTAGGGGCATTCAACCCAACATGCAATACTTGATATTGTAAACAATACACAGTCAAACATGAATCGGCTTCTGTTACCTTGTGGAGTATTCATTGATCTTAAAAAAGCTTTCGATACCGTCGATCAAGACGTCTTGCTTGATAAGCTTAATTACTATGGCTTTCGTGGAATAATTAACAGTTGGTTCTCCCCATATCTCAAGAAACGCGCCCAAACAACGCAAGTAGATCATTATATATCAGATAAAGCCGACGCAAGCGAACGCAAGCATAAGCGCAAgaacaaggaaaaagaaagagtttGATATTTATGGTTGTggtttatttacaaataattgCAGCAGTTTCACTAACAACCTTTGTGGCTTccttaacccctcagtgtccgaggggttccccattgacgagtaaaatcgtctggcgttagacagagtaagtgtcatgagtgtgCTTACGGACACTGAGGGTGTTGATAAAAGAATCCTCCTTACAAAAAGAGGTTCCTCTCCACGGTGAAATAAGCGCTCTTATGGTTGCGCTTTTGCTTGCACGGCAGGTCTCCTGAAAGTGGGCGACTTCGTGGATCTTGTGTATTTGGTAACCCGCCTCAACCACCGTCTCCAACTCAGGGGTGCACAAGCCACGTCAGCGCGCATTCCTCATTGCTGTGGCTGCACGAAACAGATTTCTCGTGCAGAGGTTTGTCGATATCTTGCTCGACGCAGGTACAAGATAGTGGGTAAGTGAGATAACGCCGCATCGGTAAGGTATCGATAATTGAGAATCAGCATGTCCCACTAGCTATGACAACTTGGCAACATGTTCGTCTTCGACAAAATTGccgatgaaaatgtttttattgcGTTAAAACTTATTTAACTTCAATGAggtatcaaatttttaatttattgcaattttacGCTGGATAATTTTTCGTTtcagtagcactttaaagcGTAGCGCACAcgaataaaacaaattcacCCTTATGCTTTGGGACAATCGCGTCCTTTTGTGCTATCTTTGCCCTCACTGTTCGGTTGTtagtttgttttattcttcatATTGAACAAAAGTTATGTTTGGTtttatttaacatttaaaaaacTACGTTTTTCATCTGCCATGTAACAGGTAAAATGCGATCAAATTCTCCGGAGGTGCCGGTAGCCCATTATCGCTTCATTCAAAGGTCATATTCCGCCTCACACAACGCTTGTGAGAATGTTAATTGCTCTTCTTCGTCACATGAGCTTGGTTGTCTGTGTTTAGCTATATTTTCAAGATGCTATTACCAccatattattttctttccctcAAACTCTTACCCACCGCCCTTTGTGAGATCACGAAGAGGACTGGTCTCTTGTGGAAGTGCGCGACGCAGACGCGACGCAaccaaaaacaatgcaagtccCCCGGTGTCCTCTAACTTTTTTGCGGCCATTCTCAAACTGTAACTATTTCTTAGCTATTAATCAAATTTTATGGGCTACGGACGACCAAAAAGATCTTAACTATATCTTCAAGACATTCAGTTTGTCCCTATTGTTCTCTTTCGCTCAGCCTCTTAGCAGCTGCGCTTTGTGAGCTCTCAAAGAGGACTGGGTTCTTGGGGAAGTAGGCGACGCAACGAAACACAATGCATCGCGCACGCGAGAATTCATGAACAAACGTCCCCTTACTTTTTGCTGCCACGCTTTGAGAGCTCACGAAGAGGACTGGGCTCTTGAGGAAGTGCGCGACGCGGGCCTCGCTACGCAACGAAACAACGCATCGCGCACGCGACAAATTAACACACAAATGTCCCCTATTTTTGCGGCCATTTCTAGGCAATAACTATTTCTTAGCTATCAGTTAATTTTTGTGGGCTCCGACTCTCAGCTtaaaatagttaaaaaaaaaaaacttggccAGTATTTCACATAAGATAGTTAGCTGAGTTTTGGCTGATACAAAGCGACTGATTTGTATCTTTTTAAACTTTACGTATAACTGAATTAGCTGATTGGTATTTCAGAAGGTGCCAGAAGTTTTAAGGGTCAGTTGGGATCTAGATgtgttttgttcttctttctttctgcttTCGGTTGTTTAGAAGCGAAAAGCGGGTGTAGTaggagagaaaaaaactttcaccGCCGACTATTTCCGTTGActgatatttttatttcttgtggcTTGAAGGGTGTACATATTTCACTAATTCAAATATAATTAAGTTAACTAATAGCGATTTCAATTCAGTTACGGCTGATTACTGTCAACAAATCCGTCCGGCACAACAACTGCGGAATGCGGCGTCGTAAGATCTAGTCCCGCAACATGCGGGTCTCAATCCGGATCTGCTTTGTATAGTACCTCCACAGCACATGCGAAATTTGGCGTCGTAAGGTCTAGTCCCGCAACATGCGGGACTCAATCCGGATCTACTTTGTATAGTACCTCCACAGCACATGCGAAATTTGGCGTCGTAAGGTCTAGTCCCGCAACATGCGGGACTCAATCCGGATCTGCTTTGTATAGTACCTCCACAGCACATGCGAAATTTGGCGTCGTAAGGTCTAGTCCCGCAACATGCGGGACTCAATCCGGATCTGCTTTGTATAGTACCTCCACAGCACATGCGAAATTTGGCGTCGTAAGGTCTAGTCCCGCAACATGCGGGACTCAATCCGGATCTCCTTTGTACTGTACCTTGGCAGCACATGTAGAAACTTGGGTTGTAAGTTCTAAAACCACATACAGCTCGGCGTTGTCTGCTTTTAACTGACTTTTGGCCTAAGGATAAAGAAAGACAAATTTCATAACTTCGAATACCacgaacatttttttgttctttcccCAAAAAGGAAACCATTGCATATTTACGTCTGCGCAAGTCAGTCGTAAGAATCGAACCAAAGAAAGTAATATCTGTGGGCAAAAAATCAATTGAACTCCTAATGGCAGACTGTTTTAAGTTTTTCTGTAATTACTAGCGGCAATGTGGAAAGTAAAGGAACTGACCTAAGATGAACTAAAGCTCGATAAAAACTAGCTTTTTTACCTTCGAAATCCTTTTCACCAACATTGGTCTTGTCACCATTATCTTCATCAGGAACCTCAATCGCGCCTGTAGTCTCGACTACTGAACTCTCCCTGTTCTCTCCTGGGATCTCGATCGGCTCCACTTCTTCGGTCAGTGAATGTGCATTGCAACTGTGAGCAAACAGGATCAGAAAAAATACCGTTAAACTCGATTTGAACATATTTAAGTTTCCACGCTTTCACGAGGAATCGAATAAACGTCCTTAGGATGGAATGAAATTTGTGTTATTTGGTATTCTTTATATAGCGTTTGCCTCTTGAAAAATGAACCACGTTCAGGATATGATATTTTTAATTCCGCTCAGTTGTCGATTGATGCGTAGGAAAGGAATGTTGTTTTTGGACAGCTGTGTGCTGAAAGAATGCTGAAACGCGTTCCAGTCGGCCTGAAGCTGTGATGTTACCAGGACTTGGGTTTCATTCGTGGAAAATCGTTTATGCAATAGCTTCCGCTCAATATTCTTGAGGCAGTAAACGGGAAACGCCCATGCTTTCCTTCCGAGTTCTACTTACGGCGTAGCGcgcttaaaaaaattcacccctgcagcttttgtgttttcatttgtgGTTTGGGACAATTTCCTACTACAGTTGGAACGTCACCAACCATATGAGACCCACAATATCAGGCCCCGACCTACAATATCTAGCCCCGACCTACGATATCTAGCCCAGACCTACAATATTATTCAGGCCCCGACATACAATATCAGGCCCCCAAACTAAGCAGCGATTCCGGTCATGTTCAAAGCGTTTTTCTCCCCGTACAGCGAGCAAATTCATCAACATTTCGATCAACAAAATGGAACCgctaaattatttttccccCAACTGTGTTTTATTCCATCCTCAATTTGTCAAGTATCTAGCAAAATAGTTAAGCAGCGCCGGTCGACTTGACCTTTGTGGCGTAGTTATTGTTCGTCACGCTGGATAATGTCAAATTCGAGAAGAAGTACGATATTATGTTTCACAGCATCaaaaaacaaacgttttgGAAATtagttaatgataataatatttattacttaTATTCCGCCTTTTCCATACAATATTCAAAAGCGGATCACAACAGTATATAACTTAATGACTAAACGGTCACCTATAATTAACCGCGCGGCCATGGGCCGGGCGCGGTTCATGTTTTACCCTtggtttgtaattttttttttgtcggtGACCAGACCATGACCTCCGCTCTGCCAAATTTCGAATAACGTAACGTGTGATGTTTATTCGCCAAAAGCTGTTGAAACATTAATACATGGACAATGTTACGGATGTTGTTTTCCTTATTGTGTGTaaagtatattttcttttgattttatcGAAGCGTTGGATTCGAAGAGAATAATGAATACGCTAAAAACGCTAAAAAAGGGTATTACGTCAACCATAGAATGCGCCGACGCTGTAGCTTCCACTTTCGCTACGTGACAAATAAGATCGTTTTTATTTCGCAAATTTATTTCGCAAGAAGTTGTCGGTGACGAGACCCAAAGTTCCTCTCCGCCAAATTTTGAACCACGCAACTTGATACGTTTATTCGCCAACAGTTGTTGAAGACAATGTCTTTATTTGTgtgtaaaatatattttcttttggttttatgGAAGCATTGGATCCGAAGGGAATAATAAATACGCTAAAAAAGGTATTAAGTCAGCCATGGAAtgccaatgaaaaaaaagccaaTTAAACTTAATTGTGACTTTTAAGAACGAAAGCTGTTGTTAATAGTGTTTCTATCTTCATGTCCATACATATCCCGAAGAAAGTTCCAGATTAAGACTATTACGTCATTGGAGACTTCACAATGGCTACGACTGATGGTGCAATCGAAGATTTCACAACGGCTACAAGTGATGGTGCAATAGGCTTAAACAGTTCGTGTGTAGTGCTAGTGGTTGTGAGTTGTTGTGCTACAGATTGATCAGGTGATTTTGTGCTTATAGCCACTATTTAATCGACAAGGACTGCTAGCAGACAAGAAACGTTAAGGTAGATGTTCGGGTGattattttggaaaggctTGCTTTCGGAGTATTGCTGCTTTTAGCATGCTTTTCGCCGTAAATGTTTGATCGCAGGAAGTCATGCAAATCCAAAAAAAGAAGATCTTTCATCCCAACAGGatttgaactcacgacctctgGCGTGAGAGTCCAACGCCCACTCAACTGCACCACTCTGGCATGCGACGTTTGAGTAGTGCAACATATTATTTAGCtttcttttcacaaaaaaaacgAGTGCCTTGGAATGTGCACTATGTTGCGACTGTCGTGCTAAGGAAGCTAAGCGCGGTTATAAGATCTAAATGATCTTCTTGTTTAACCTACTCTACAAAGCTTTCATATTTCTGCCTGTAATTTCTATTTTACAGACTGTACGTTCTACCTACAACCAATGTAGGGAAAGTATTCGATTTGAATACTGCATTAGTCGCTTTAGTGATGATGCCATACAGAATAAATGAAGCATTTGTGAAAAGATTAAGGTGCACACACACAAATCCGTCTTACATCATGCTATCTATAGTGTGAACGTCACCTTTCAAGTCATTTAAGGAACCAAGGTACCCGTATGGTAATTGGCATTATTACAGACAATTAAATAGTCAGTATGCAATGTGCGTGTTGTTATCAATATTTCTTAGCGAATGACGGGGACATACGATACTGATCGTGTTATCTGTTCAGTCTTCTACATAGTCAAGTAAGTTATCCGAGTAACACGGAATTATAGACATCACTAGTTGTGCTCTAAAGACGTGAAAGTAGTGGGCCAATGTCTTCTTTTGTCCAAATACAATTTGATATAAACAACTTTATGTTGTAACAATATGGAACAATAGtattttcacacaacattTGTCGCGgctgtttgtcttttattctTCGTGACGCTGAAATGTCTCAAGTCCAACAACTgatatcattttcaaatgtttctgcTGATTTCatttaggggggggggggggggagaggTTGCACACCTTTTCGGCGAATATTAAGAAGTTGGTTATGTACATGTCTTTTATCACACGTGATCTTCATCGCTATTTGCATTGAAGGGTTTTTAACTTATTTCTTGTTTCGTTACAGTGAAAAAGATATTTAGAGCATGTTTTCATCTGTCATTATAACAAAGAAGACATGTCGCAAATAAAGTAACCTGAAGAATGCATTCTgagctcaacttttacgtttacgcgcggcttttcatacatcacctctattt
This sequence is a window from Acropora palmata chromosome 9, jaAcrPala1.3, whole genome shotgun sequence. Protein-coding genes within it:
- the LOC141892906 gene encoding uncharacterized protein LOC141892906 produces the protein MFKSSLTVFFLILFAHSCNAHSLTEEVEPIEIPGENRESSVVETTGAIEVPDEDNGDKTNVGEKDFEGQKSVKSRQRRAVCGFRTYNPSFYMCCQGTVQRRSGLSPACCGTRPYDAKFRMCCGGTIQSRSGLSPACCGTRPYDAKFRMCCGGTIQSRSGLSPACCGTRPYDAKFRMCCGGTIQSRSGLSPACCGTRPYDAKFRMCCGGTIQSRSGLRPACCGTRSYDAAFRSCCAGRIC